The following DNA comes from Hordeum vulgare subsp. vulgare chromosome 3H, MorexV3_pseudomolecules_assembly, whole genome shotgun sequence.
GGTCTATCAGTATGAAGATGGCTTTCCACAAGAATttacaggaatgcctccgcacaggGCAGTTGAGTTTGTAATTGAACTTGAACCTGGAACTGAACCCGTCTGCAAGCGTCCGTATAAACTTGGTcccgaagagctgaaagagttgcaGAAGCAGCTTGATGAGAAAGAACGTGTGGTTATGATCAGACCAAGTTCATTTCCTTGGGGTTGTGgtattctgtttgtcaagaagaaggatggcacggactaaCTCTGTATCGATTACCGTCcactgaataagaagacaatcaggaacatgtattcacttcccaacatcaatgaattgtttgagcaattgaaaggggccaagattttctctaagcttgatctctgtatgggctatcatcaaatccgcATTCGcaaagaagatatacccaagactaccTTCAGGACAAGGTTTAGCTCTTATGAGTACAGAGTGATGtattttggtctcgccaatgctcctccgactttctctcaaatgatgaattatatcttctcccccttcaagaatgaatttgtcttggtgtatcttgatgacattctggtctagtCTAAAATgggggaagagcatgaagaacatttcctgcttgtgcttgataagctaaaagAGCATAagatctatgctaagttttccaaatgtgaattctggttgaaggaagatgtgtaccttgggcacatcatctcttccGAGTGCATCAAGGTGGATCTTGTTAAGATTCAGGCCATTGTACAGTGGCagcctcctcagaatgtgaaacgccttcgaagctttctcgggcttgcaagctattgcagaagattcattgagaacttctccaagattgcgaagcctctgtccaaccttattcagaagagtgtgaagtatgTCTAGTCCACAGAGTGTTAGCTGgcattcgatacactcaaagataagctcacctcaactccagtcttgactcctcgtgatgattccaagccttatcaagtgttctgtgatgtcTCTCTTCAAgatcttggtgcagtcctgatgcaagagaagaaagtggtttctTATACCTTGAggaagttgaagccaagtgagaaaaactactccactcatgatcttgtgttggcggcagtggtccatactttgtttacttggggacacctcttgttgggcagacaggttgaagtctacactgatcacaagagtatcaaatacatcttcactcaacctaatctcaatcttcgtcaaactcgtttggtggagatgatccaagattataattcAAGCATTGACTATACTCCACGCAAAGCAAATGTCAttacagatgctttgagcagaaaggcttactgcaacagtctcattctgaagcctctccagccttatCTCTGTGAATCTttgaggaagctcaaccttcggatagtacctcagggatttcttgctaatatccacatttctcctaccttggaagaccaagtccgtcaggatcaacttcttgatgctatggtgaagaaagtgaagattggcttggcaaagagcatttcgaaatataagtgcttccgtgttgatgacagagataccttgttcttcgaggactGCCTTGTCATTCCGAAATGAgagctcaggaaagttatcatggatgaagcccataattccctcctctTGATACctctaggtagctccaaaatgtatccagatctgaagcagaccttgtggtggactcgcatgtaacttgaaattgctcagttcgtgaacgagtgtgatgtgtctcgtagagtgaaggcggagcatcaaAGTCCAGCAGGCCTCCTTCATACTTTGCCCATACCCGAGtagaaattcgatcatgtggagatggatttcatcattgggtttccgaagtccaagagaggcaacgatgccatctttgtcgtcatcgacaagttggcaAAAGTTGCTCACTTCATTTCGATCAAAgaatctatctcggcagctcatcttgcagagttgtatacgtcaaggatagtcgctttgcatggtgttccaatgctcaTTTCTTTAGATCGTGGAAGCCTCTTTACTtcgaagttctgggactccttttagactgcgatgggtactaagatccgttTCAGCACAACCTTCCATCCTCAaacaagtggtcaagttgagagagtcaatcaaattcttgaagatataCTCAGAGCTTGTGTgacttcttttggcatgaagtggaagGCTGCCTACCGTTTGTCgatttctcatacaacaacaactttcgAGCAGGCTCAGGAAAGgccccattcgagattctatatggcaggaagtgtcgtaccccaatCAATTAGTCtgagactggtgagcgtcagattcttggtaaTGACATGATCgccgaagcagaagaaatgtgtcgtgtcatttgggataatctcaaagcagcctaGTCCCGCCAGAatagctactacgatagcaagcatcatgacatgacttttccgctcgatgattttgtgtctctcaaagtgtctcccatgaagggcactcaacgcTTCAGCATCAAAGGAACGCTTCCTcctcgctttgttggtcctttcaaagttgttgACAAGGGAGGTGATCTTGCATATTAGTTAGATATTCCATCcaatttctccaatgtgcatgatgtgtttcatgtctctcagctccggagatgcttcaagactaccGAGTGCACAGTTGACCTCCAAGATATTgatctccagcccgacctatACTACCATGATCATCCTATATCAATTCTTGaagagactgagcgcaagacccgcaataagtccatcaagttcctcaaagtgcaacggtcacatcattccgacaaagaagccacttggaaGCATGAGGACCTACTCTGTTCCGAATACCCTGAGTTCTTCCAATCATAGATCtctggtcgagatcctcttgtagtgtgggagagttgtaagagCCCCAATGCAATGCCTTCCCCTTTTGTACatatttccttgtatgaaaacctTGCTATGTTGATCAAAGTGGTATGAGCTTAATAGTGTCTTCATTTTATGTTGCATCACgacatcatgcatagcatcatttcattttgttcttgtcttgtgttgcttgtgttgcaccttggtatgaagtgtgagtgcaatgtgtggatgtgcctttgtgtttgcatacgattgggtgcaacaagatccacctaaaaaccccttgttgcaccatagtATCAAAACTCCATCCTTTCCAATTATATTAGAGGCAGATTTATAAGTTACTGTTTTTGCCCCAATAAAAAGTTCCTCCCCTTCTAAAAATCTTCTTATTAATTTTGGTATGCCCCCCCTTTGGTTGAACCtattttatttttggtttttatTTAAAACTAGAGTCTTATTTAAAATAAAAGACATTTATTTTCCTCTTCaaaatgcccaatttatttttataaattgtgtcatgattttagaagaccacaactattttattttgttttaaatCTTTTCCTTTAAGGCCGTGTGATTTAATCAACCAGGTTGTCATGTTTTATTTGCAAAAGATTTTAAAGGAGAGAGGGAGAGTAGTCGGCCCATGTGATGTGTCTTTCGGCCCAGAGCCCAGCTCGAGAGCCCTACGTCCACCTCCCTACGTCACCACTGTATGAAGAGTGTGGCCGCTGCCGATCTTTCTTTTTCTCTCGATCGACGGCTCCAAGTGCGTGGATCGAGCCTATAAAGCCGCCCCAGCTCTTCTCTAGCCCTAGTCGCACCGATGCCATCCTCCTCTCCCCCTATCGCCGTCGGGGTGAGCTCCCGAGCATCGCCGTCACCATGGACAGCTCCTGCTCCAGCTCCAGCTCATCGCCGGTGTAGCGTCGCCCCTCTTCTTCCCCCACTGCACGAGGAGCATGCAGACGCTAAGGGAGATCCATTCCCGAAGAGATCGGACGCCAAGGTCTTCTACCACAATGTCGCCGACGTCCACTACTTCGGCCTCCTCCGGCGAGCATCTTCTACAGGAGAGCGTCGCCGCTGTTCCTCGCCATCCCCAGAACCCCTCTTCTCCGCCCCTGGGTGAGCAACGCCCCGCTCCCCTTGACCTCTCTCCCTGCTAGCCTCGCCGCCCCGCGTAGCTGCAGCTTGTCGTAGTTTCTCCGACGATGCAGAGCGCAGTTGCACGCGTAGTGCATGTGTGCATGCATGGCTCGTGTTTCTCTCTGATCTGTAGCTCGTAGAGCGTAGTTCAGCGTAGCAGTTCCCCGCGTAGCTGCCCGCGTCTGTGTGCCTGCGTAGCTTCGGTGAGAGTCGTCACCGGCGTCTCTCTGTAAAACAGAGCATGAACCCCTTTGTTCACTTCAGCTAGTGTGGATCCCCTCCTTTGGTAGATCCACCCAGTAGCCCAGCTCGTTTGTTCTCTGCGCGCAAACCGTGAGGTCTTGGGTTCAACTCCCAGCGCCCACTTTTATTCGTTGTTTTTCCATTCTGTGATTCAGCTAGCTGAGTATATATAAGTGCTTTTGTTCCTCTGTTATAGCAATCACCCGCAGCCTACCGCACTGGCAACAGAACCACCGCAGTGGAGTGGGTCAAGGGTTTGAGCCCTGGCGCTCCTTTTATATTTTAGGGATTTTCCCCTGTGTGCACTTGGCAAGATAGTCAGTATACGTGGACTTGCTTCCCCTGTTAGGCTGCTACGTGCGACCCAGACATCGCACGGCTGTGACTCACGCACGCGCCtgcgaaaaaataaaataaaatacacatCCTAATACAGATTCTTTTCCATAATACACTCCTATCCACATCTTTCCCCTTCTGTTTGAACTGAAGCTCGAGGTGAAGCTCAATCTCCATCGCCCCTCCGGCCGCCCATTCATGCAGCAGGCCAGACGTACGTCGCCGCTCACAAGCGTGGAGCATGGCTTGGCTGGCAGCGGCCCGCCTGCGCTTGCCGGACCTGGTTGTGCAGCAGCTTGGCCATGACCGGCGTCTCAACCGGCCACACGACAGGGTGGCTCGTCGGGCTTGTGGCTGTGGCCCGCCTGCGCTTGCCGGACCTGGCTGTGCAACTGCTTGGCCATGACCGGCGCCTCAACCGGTCACACGACAGGGCGGCGCGTCAGGCTTGTGGAGGAGCTTGGAGGAGGGGTCGAGGGAGCGAGAGGAAGGACGTCGTCGACCGGAGCGTCAGCGCCATGGATTTGATgcttggaggggaggggagggggagagagactgcAATCTTATGATCCACGATGTTTGGCATCTGCAGGTTATGATCGGTTTTTGTAGAAGCTGTACAAGGGTGCATCATGCTGCTTTTTCCCGTCCAACACTCGAGATCATGACGCAGTTAATTGAAAGATTCACCGTCAAGAACTGAGTCAGGTTTCTTACTTTCGGTGTGTGAGATTGATCGTCACCCTCCTGGTTCCTCGGACCACTCCTTGGAGAAGCCATGGGGGACGCAAGACttggagatgccattagggacgtGGATTACTTTGCTGCTCAATTCAAGAAAGGCCGCTATTGATTGTAGTAAGACCGTAGGTCGCTCCTGCCTCCTATGAACTATAGACTACAGATTTGCATTTTGGCGCGCTTTTGTATATGTTGTGGATCTATTCGCAAGAAGGCGGGAGATTGGATTGTTCCCTCcagttttgctttttgttttaatgATGAGAATATTACGGAAAAAAATCTGTATTAGGatgtgtattttgttttattttttcgcaGGAATTCTGGAGCGTGGCGTGCATGGAGCCACAGTCGTGCGATGGCTGGGTCGCACGGATGGGCGCACGCAGCAGCCGCAGGCAAGGCGCGTCCCCCTGTTAGTGCAGCTACATTAGTGTAGCCCAATGGTGGGGGCACTATGGTTAGAGCAGGAGGTGGTGGGCTCGACACTCcccttttatttctctattgtgtTCTGTAGTTgtgccactgacaagtgggccacaaggcccACGAGTCATGCACTACGGGCCCCTGGTGTCTATGACTAGTGGGAACCCCTTGTCAAATTAATTACTGTGGTGATTTAATTTTGTGTGGTGTGTTAATTCTATTGTGGGATAATTCCATAaatggaatatgccaaatctggcatataccAAATTTGGTCTGATGTGACATACAAGTGAGTTATGATTTGTAGtggtttttcttttctgtttttgtgtagttttacccttttatttctttgttgTGTTCTGTAGTTGTGCCACTAACAAGTGGGCCTGGCCCACGTGTCATGCACTACGGGCCCCTGGTGTCTATGACTAGTGGGAACCCCTTCTCAAATTAATTACTGTGGTGATTTTATTTTGTGTGGTGTGTTAATTCTATTGTGGGATAATTCCATAaatggaatatgccaaatctggcatataccAAATTTGGTCTGATGTGACATACAAGTGAGTTATGATTTGTAGtggtttttcttttctatttttgtgtagTTTTACACATGCAAGTATATGAGTGTGATATATGAAAATGGGGTAGAAAATCTCAAGGAATCCAACGGTGACATTGGATTTCACATCTGTGCAAGTTTAAaaaaatgtcattttgtgatgaggtggcattttgtcaTTTTTTTAGGATTAATTATATGCATGCTATGAAGTTTGTGCCAACATGAAAGTTCTAGCTTTTTATGTTTACTTTGGCCTGGAATTTTTATGTAGCATGATACTCTTGTGAATAGGTGGATCCTTTTTTGTTTTCAAGGGATGAAAATGTTGTTGTTTGGGTAGCTAGAAATATTTCTACGTTGGAACCAATATTTTCTTCCCTTCTCAAATTAATTACTGTGGTGATTTTATTTTGTGTGGTGTGCTAATTCTGTTGTGGGATAATTCCATAaatggaatatgccaaatctggcatataccAAATTTGGTCTGATGTGACATACAAGTGAGTTATGATTTGTAGtggtttttcttttctgtttttgtgtaGTTTTACACATGCAAGTATATGAGTGTGATATATGAAAATGGGGTAGAAAATCTCAAGGAATCCAACGGTGACATTGGATTTCACATCTGTGCAAGTTTACAAgaatgtcattttgtgatgaggtggcattttttcatttttttaggaTTAATTATATGCATGCTATGAAGTTTGTGCCAACATGAAAGTTCTAGCTTTTTATGTTTACTATGGCCTGGAATTTTTATGTAGCATGATACTCTTGTGAATAGGTGGATCCTTTTTTGTTTTCAAGGGATGAAAATGTTGTTGTTTGGGTAGCTAGAAATATttctgcgttgg
Coding sequences within:
- the LOC123443411 gene encoding uncharacterized protein LOC123443411 isoform X4, which codes for MPSSSPPIAVGVSSRASPSPWTAPAPAPAHRRCSVAPLLPPLHEEHADAKGDPFPKRSDAKVFYHNVADVHYFGLLRRASSTGERRRCSSPSPEPLFSAPGL
- the LOC123443411 gene encoding uncharacterized protein LOC123443411 isoform X3; the protein is MPSSSPPIAVGVSSRASPSPWTAPAPAPAHRRCSVAPLLPPLHEEHADAKGDPFPKRSDAKVFYHNVADVHYFGLLRRASSTGERRRCSSPSPEPLFSAPGIGW
- the LOC123443411 gene encoding uncharacterized protein LOC123443411 isoform X2, with translation MPSSSPPIAVGVSSRASPSPWTAPAPAPAHRRCSVAPLLPPLHEEHADAKGDPFPKRSDAKVFYHNVADVHYFGLLRRASSTGERRRCSSPSPEPLFSAPGNSGAWRAWSHSRAMAGSHGWAHAAAAGKARPPVSAATLV
- the LOC123443411 gene encoding uncharacterized protein LOC123443411 isoform X1, producing the protein MQTLREIHSRRDRTPRSSTTMSPTSTTSASSGEHLLQESVAAVPRHPQNPSSPPLARGEAQSPSPLRPPIHAAGQTYVAAHKRGAWLGWQRPACACRTWLCSSLAMTGVSTGHTTGWLVGLVAVARLRLPDLAVQLLGHDRRLNRSHDRAARQACGGAWRRGRGSERKDVVDRSVSAMDLMLGGEGRGRETAIL